The region TATTAGTTTCCAGGCTTTTTCAGCAATTTCATCGGTCATTTTTTCGACATAAAAACTACCAGCCCAGGGATCTACCGTTTTGGTGATTTTTGTTTCCTGTTGAAGGTGCAACTGCGTGTTTCTCGCTATTCTTGCTGAAAAATCTGTAGGTAGCGCAATGGCTTCATCTAAAGCATTGGTGTGTAAACTTTGGGTTCCGCCAAAGGCTGCTGCTGAAGCTTCAATACAGGTTCGAGCTACATTATTAAAAGGATCCTGTTCGGTTAAACTCCAGCCGCTGGTTTGCGAATGCGTTCTAAGCGAAAGTGATTTTGCATTTTTCGGATTAAATTGCTTTACGAGTTTTGCCCAAAGCATTCTGGCGGCTCGCATTTTAGCGATTTCCATAAAATGGTTCATCCCAATTCCCCAGAAAAATGAAAGTCGGGGAGCAAAACTGTCTATATCCATCCCGGCTTCCAGGCCTTTGCGAATATATTCCAATCCGTCGGCTAAGGTGTAAGCCAGTTCAATATCGCAGGTAGCACCGGCTTCCTGCATATGATAACCCGAAATACTGATGCTGTTGAATTTCGGCATATTCTGCGAAGAATATTCAAAAATATCTGAAATAATCTTCATAGAGGGAGTAGGAGGGTAGATGTAGGTATTCCTCACCATAAACTCCTTTAAAATGTCATTTTGAATCGTACCCGAAAGTTGTTCGGGTTTTACGCCTTGTTCTTCTGCAGCTACAATATAAAAAGCTAAAACCGGCAAAACCGCACCGTTCATCGTCATAGAAACCGACATTTTATCGAGCGGAATCTGGTCGAAAAGGATCTTTATATCCTCAACAGAATCTATGGCAACACCGGCTTTTCCAACATCACCAACCACACGCTCGTGATCACTGTCGTACCCGCGATGCGTAGGAAGATCAAAAGCTACCGAAAGTCCTTTCTGCCCGGCAGCGAGGTTTCTTCGGTAAAAAGCATTGCTTTCTTCTGCAGTAGAAAATCCGGCATACTGGCGAATTGTCCAGGGGCGGCTCACATACATCGTACTATAAGGCCCGCGCAGATATGGAGGTATCCCGGCAGCAAAATTTAAATGCTTTAAATCTTTAATATCTTCTTTTGAATAAGAAGGCTGTAAATCTATTTCTTCAGGAGTTTCAAAACTCGTGTTTTCTCCCTCTTTTTGTCTTTTTCCAAGTTCAGGCTGTTGTAATTTTATATGTTGAAGGTCTTTTCTTTGCATAGCTAATTTTTAAAATTAATCGGCTTTTTCCTGCTTTAGGCGTTCTTGTTCTACTTGTTCGCTTAAACGTCTTTCCAGGATAGGTTCAATTAAAGTTTTACGCGGATTTTGCTTTAAAAAGGGATACAATTCCAGTTCATCTTTCATTTTATCCTGCGGATTTTCGAATTTATTGGTGCCAATTAATACCAATTCTCCACTATCAAATTGCTCCTGTTCTTTTTTAGCGCTTTCCTTAATTTTGCGCTGAATAACCCCTTCTTTGAGTTGTTTTAAAAATCCGCCGCCTTTTTCAATTTCTTTAAAAATATCTAAAGCCATATCCGCAAATTGTTTGGTAAGGCTTTCAATATAGTAAGCACCTTCGGCTGCATTAGCAACCTTGTCAAGATAAGCCTCGTGTTTCATCACTAACAATTGGTTTCTGGCGATCCTGTCGCCAAATTCATTGTTTTTATGATAAATCGCATCGTAAGGCATATTATAAACCGTATTGGCACCGCCTAAAACCGCGCTCATACTTTCAGTAGTAGTTCTTAGCAGATTTACATTAAAATCGTATAGTGTCTTATTTCTTTTAGTGGGCTGAGCCAGGATATGGCAGGTCTCCGGAACGCTATATTCTGAAGCCAAAGTAGCGTATAGCCATCTCAGCGCTTTAATTTTAGCAATTTCGAAGAAATAGTTTGGCCCGGAAGCGATTAAAAATTGAGGTTGAAATTCCTTGAAATTTGAGTTTTCCTGAAAATGGTTCAGGTATTCGTTAACGTGGGAAAGGGCATAAGCCAATTGCTGCGGAATATTAGCCCCTGCATTTTGATATAAAGTGGTATCTATGCTGATTACCGACTTAAATGCTTCAGAATTATCAAAGATACCATCCAGAATTTGGTGGTCTTTTTCAAGGTTTTGAAACCAATTTCCGGAACGGGCAAGGTTTCCTACAATATCAAATTGAAGGAAAATCTGATGTTTTTTTTCATTAAAAAACTCTCGAAAACGTTTGAAATAATCTTCAGAAAAAAAGTTGAAACTAAAGTAAATTATAGTTTTTTCCAGTTCTATACTTTTCAGTAATTTTTCAATAGAAACTTCTTCATTTGGGATGATAAACCAAAGGCTTTCGGTTCCTTTATTAAGGACTTCCTGGGCTCGCCGATTAGTTTTTTCCGCAGAAGCAACGTATAACCGCTCGCAAATGTTCCAGTTTTTTGGAGAAGGTGTTTTTATACTTTCTTCAACATCTTCAGCACTATAAAAAGGTTTTATATTGATTCCGTCCAGGGATTTATAGACGAGTTTCTCGTTATAATCGGCTCCCTTAAGATCAAATTGTATTTTTTGTTTCCATTGCTTTGCAGAAACTTCTTCAAATTCCTGAAATAATGATTCTTTCATTGTGTGGTTTTTCTGAAAAATTAATCCTGAATTGTGTCGTATTCAATGATGAATATTTCTTCATTGGGACGTTTCATATAATACTGCTGACGGGCAAATTTTTCCATTTCTACTGAATCCTGAAGCTGCTCGATGGTTGTTTTATCTTTAGAAATTTCATTTTCGTAATACTGCCTGTTTTCTTCAAGTTCCTCTACTTCCTGATTGAGTTCATTATGGACTAACCAGGAATTACTATCTAAAAAAAACATCCAACCTCCAAAAATAAGTATTAGCAGCACGTATTTGTTGCTGATAATTCTAAACCATTTTTTGTTTCTTAATTCTTTTAATTTCACACCTTCTAACTTCAGTAACTAATTAAGATTGTTTTGGTTAAGCCGTAAAACTTAAATTTTAGCGGCTATTTGGCTTAAAGATACAAAATTAGGTCAAGCGGTCTTTGATAATGGTTTGCACAATATCAACAGCTACGGTGTTGTAACGGTTGGTGGGAATAATTAGATCGGCAAATTCTTTGGTAGGTTCTATAAATTGCTGATGCATTGGCTTCAGCGTAGTTTGGTAGCGCCATAAAACTTCGTCTAAATCGCGGCCACGTTCAGAAATATCCCTTTTAAGTCGGCGAATTAAACGCTCATCACTATCGGCATGAACGTAAATTTTAATGTCGAACATCTCCCTAATATCTGGATGGGCGAAGATTAGAATACCTTCTACAATCACCACCTTTCTAGGCTGGGTTTCAAGGGTTTGTTTAGTACGATTATGTTCGGTGAAGGAATAAACAGGCTGCTGAATGGTATTGCCTGCTTTAAGTTCTTTTAAATGTTCTACTAAAAGATCGAAATCTATAGATTTTGGATGGTCAAAATTGGTTTTAACCCGCTCTTCTTTAGCTAAATGACTTAGGTCTTTATAGTAGGAATCCTGGGAAATAACATCTACCTCTTCATTTTTTAATTCGTCTATAATTTGCCTTACTACCGTAGTTTTTCCACTACCGGTTCCACCTGTAATTCCTATAATGAGCATCTAAAAAAATTTGGGGCAAATTTAAACATTTGCCCCAAATTAGAAATAAATATGATGTTTTAATTCCTAAGCCTTGATCTTAGGGACTATAAATTATTCGGCTTCTCCATGTGGTAGCAATTTTACTATTCCTGTACCTTCTACAGCAGCGTAAATAAAACCATCAGGACCTTGTTGAACATCTCTTAATCTTCCAAGACCTTCTAATAACTTTTCCCGTTTGGTTACTTCGCCATTTTCTATTGCTAAATGTTCTAAATATTGAAATTTAAGTGCGCCAACTAATAAGTTTCCTTTTAGTTCAGGATATTTATCTGAAGTTACTTTTTCAAATCCGCTAGGAGCAATTGATGGTAGCCAGTAGGTAAGTGGGTTTTGAAATTCAGGTCCTGTTCTATCTTCAGTAATCGTGGTACCGTCATAATTCTCGCCATAGGTTACTACAGGCCATCCATAATTTTTTCCGGCTATAACTACGTTTATCTCATCACCACCTTTTGGGCCGTGTTCATTAACCCAGACTTCCCCGGTTTCTTCGTTGAAAATCATTCCCTGCGGATTTCTATGTCCGTAAGAATAAATAGCTTCTTTGGCGTTTTCTTCACCTACAAAAGGATTGTCTGAAGGAATACTCCCGTCTAAGTTAAGACGGTAGATCTTACCACCGTCTCTGGTAATATCCTGCGGATTAACATCTCGATTTCCTCGATCTCCAATGCTGAAAAACAGGTGACCTTCACCATCAAACACAATCCTTGAACCAAAATGCTGGCCTCTGGTTGAATTTGGTTCGGCTTTGTAAAGATCTTCACGATTGGTTAATTCATTATTTTCAAGTTTAGCACGCATTAAGGCAGTATTTCCACCTTCGCCTTCGCCTTCACCTTCATCTGATGAATAGGTGATATAAACCCAATTGTTGTTCTCAAAATCGGGATGAAGGGCGATATCCAGTAATCCGCCCTGTCCCTGGTTGTAAATCTCGGGACTACCGTTGATGGCTACTCTTTTTCCATCTTTAAAATGATAAATGTCTCCACCTTTTTCGGTTGCGAGAATGCTGCCATCAGGAAGGAAGTCAAAGCCCCATGGAATTGACATGTTCTCTGCAACGACTTCGTGTTCATACTCTTTTTCGGGAGAAACAGCTTCAGGCATTTCTTTAGGAACTGGATTATTAGAATCCTGGTTATTTGTTTCTGTTGGTTCTTCAACTTCCGCTTTTTCTTCAGATTTTTGGTTATCGCCGCAGGCCGAAAAAGTAAAAATTAAGCCTAGTAATAATAAAATTCGCTTCATAATAATTTTTTTTGTGATTAGCTTATCCTACGTTATCAGTAAGATTTAACTAAGATCACAACCATCCGAAAGTTGAAAAATAAAATAGCCTGAGAATCCCTTATTTTTGTTTTGGACAAAAAAAATAATTTTTATGGGACTCTTCAGGCGCACTAAAAATACAAACAAACCTCTTCTTCGACAAATAATTGACCTATGTCCTCGCTGGATGCTCACGCGTTGTGCCGATGAGCACAATGGCGACAAGGGGTGCAGCAGATATAAGACCTACGATCAATTCGTTGCCCAAACTTTCGGACAGCTGAATAAATGCTACACTCTTAGTGACATTTCCACTGGTATCGGGGTCAGCGAAACATTTATTTCGGATTTGGGTCTTGAGCAGAGCCCAGCGCGTTCTACCATGAGCGATGGCAACAAAAAGAGGAGTTATAAAGTCTTCGAGAGCTTATATTACCGGTTGTTAGGGCACTATGGCCGACTATTGTCGAAGCACGGACAGTCTCATATA is a window of Salegentibacter salegens DNA encoding:
- the scpA gene encoding methylmalonyl-CoA mutase encodes the protein MQRKDLQHIKLQQPELGKRQKEGENTSFETPEEIDLQPSYSKEDIKDLKHLNFAAGIPPYLRGPYSTMYVSRPWTIRQYAGFSTAEESNAFYRRNLAAGQKGLSVAFDLPTHRGYDSDHERVVGDVGKAGVAIDSVEDIKILFDQIPLDKMSVSMTMNGAVLPVLAFYIVAAEEQGVKPEQLSGTIQNDILKEFMVRNTYIYPPTPSMKIISDIFEYSSQNMPKFNSISISGYHMQEAGATCDIELAYTLADGLEYIRKGLEAGMDIDSFAPRLSFFWGIGMNHFMEIAKMRAARMLWAKLVKQFNPKNAKSLSLRTHSQTSGWSLTEQDPFNNVARTCIEASAAAFGGTQSLHTNALDEAIALPTDFSARIARNTQLHLQQETKITKTVDPWAGSFYVEKMTDEIAEKAWKLIEEVEELGGMTKAIEEGIPKMRIEEAAAKKQARIDSETDIIVGTNKYRLEKEDELVTLEVDNQTVRKQQVARLEKIRAERNTEKVQKALKDLTECAKQENGNLLSLAVEAARHRATLGEISEALEEVYGRHKAKVQTFSGVYSKEMKDNTSFKKARELADQFAEQDGRRPRIMIAKMGQDGHDRGAKVVATGYADLGFDVDIGPLFQTPKEAAKQAVENDVHILGVSSLAAGHKTLVPQVLEELKKLGREDIMVIVGGVIPSQDYQYLFDAGAVAVFGPGTKISEAAILLLEILIEE
- a CDS encoding methylmalonyl-CoA mutase subunit beta, with the translated sequence MKESLFQEFEEVSAKQWKQKIQFDLKGADYNEKLVYKSLDGINIKPFYSAEDVEESIKTPSPKNWNICERLYVASAEKTNRRAQEVLNKGTESLWFIIPNEEVSIEKLLKSIELEKTIIYFSFNFFSEDYFKRFREFFNEKKHQIFLQFDIVGNLARSGNWFQNLEKDHQILDGIFDNSEAFKSVISIDTTLYQNAGANIPQQLAYALSHVNEYLNHFQENSNFKEFQPQFLIASGPNYFFEIAKIKALRWLYATLASEYSVPETCHILAQPTKRNKTLYDFNVNLLRTTTESMSAVLGGANTVYNMPYDAIYHKNNEFGDRIARNQLLVMKHEAYLDKVANAAEGAYYIESLTKQFADMALDIFKEIEKGGGFLKQLKEGVIQRKIKESAKKEQEQFDSGELVLIGTNKFENPQDKMKDELELYPFLKQNPRKTLIEPILERRLSEQVEQERLKQEKAD
- a CDS encoding FtsB family cell division protein, with translation MKLKELRNKKWFRIISNKYVLLILIFGGWMFFLDSNSWLVHNELNQEVEELEENRQYYENEISKDKTTIEQLQDSVEMEKFARQQYYMKRPNEEIFIIEYDTIQD
- the udk gene encoding uridine kinase, yielding MLIIGITGGTGSGKTTVVRQIIDELKNEEVDVISQDSYYKDLSHLAKEERVKTNFDHPKSIDFDLLVEHLKELKAGNTIQQPVYSFTEHNRTKQTLETQPRKVVIVEGILIFAHPDIREMFDIKIYVHADSDERLIRRLKRDISERGRDLDEVLWRYQTTLKPMHQQFIEPTKEFADLIIPTNRYNTVAVDIVQTIIKDRLT
- a CDS encoding PQQ-dependent sugar dehydrogenase codes for the protein MKRILLLLGLIFTFSACGDNQKSEEKAEVEEPTETNNQDSNNPVPKEMPEAVSPEKEYEHEVVAENMSIPWGFDFLPDGSILATEKGGDIYHFKDGKRVAINGSPEIYNQGQGGLLDIALHPDFENNNWVYITYSSDEGEGEGEGGNTALMRAKLENNELTNREDLYKAEPNSTRGQHFGSRIVFDGEGHLFFSIGDRGNRDVNPQDITRDGGKIYRLNLDGSIPSDNPFVGEENAKEAIYSYGHRNPQGMIFNEETGEVWVNEHGPKGGDEINVVIAGKNYGWPVVTYGENYDGTTITEDRTGPEFQNPLTYWLPSIAPSGFEKVTSDKYPELKGNLLVGALKFQYLEHLAIENGEVTKREKLLEGLGRLRDVQQGPDGFIYAAVEGTGIVKLLPHGEAE